The following nucleotide sequence is from Clostridia bacterium.
CGATGATTCGGAGGCCATACGCCGCGAGGTGCATGCCGTCGTGCGCTACGTGGTATCGGACGGAATCGGCCTTGAGTTCGAAGATTTGGATCCTGACGCAGCCGTCGAGATCGGCGTCATCATCGGCAAGCATTACTCTGCCGCGCACGCTCGATAGTTCGTCCGCGGAGACCGAAACGACAAAGCCGTCCCTGCGGGGGCGGCTTTTTTCTGGCACTGACCGGACTCAAACACGCAGAGAAGACTCTGCCGAATTCACCTTTAAAAGTTAACGATCACGAACTTGGCGGCACCTTTGTCGCCGTTCGTGAGTTTACTGGCGGCACCAGCCTTCAGGATGGCCAGTTCATCTTTGTTCAAAGAGATTGTGCTGCCAGTTTCGGTTTCGAGCTTTAGGTCGCTAAGTGCAATCAAGACGTGGTCTGCCCCAATTAACTCAAAGCTGTCGCCAGACGCCAATTGTGTTCGAGTGGCGGAAAGCGCACCTCGGGTGAGCGACGTGGACCATGTGGGCTTAACCGACGTCAGGTCTGAACCAAACTCGTCAGTGTCGTAGCTTCCATACTGCGAGTTGAACGGCACAGGCAAGAGCGTTTCGACCATAACCTCTCGGTGAGCAATTGAGGTGTCGTTGCGAATGGCGTGCTGCTGCACACGTCTGTAATGAAACCGGGCTTCGCCGGAAGTCCAGTCATGACTGAGGTCCCCCTGCCCCTCAAAGAGGGTCGTGGTTCGACTTGCAGTCGTCACAATCGAGAGATACGGTGCCTTATTGCAATGAGGTTTCGTGCTTTCCAAACGGCCAAGTTCCAGAGCCAATACGCGAACGCGATTGTTTTCAACGATGACGCTGTAATGGGAGTCCTCAGACGCATCTCGACATTTGGATTGCGCCTGCAATGCATCTGGTACTGCGAGCGCACACAGGAGCGTGAGTACGGACACAACTTGTGCTCGGCATCTCATGCCGTGCATTGTAGACAGGTTGTGCATATTCAGGGTGATTACTTCGGAGATGGCACGGGTGACCGTGTTCCAATCCTGGTTTGCCACACCCGGTCGGGGCGCGGAATCAGAGTCTTCTACTTCGACAGGTACTTCTCTGGGATCGGATTGTCGGGACGTTCCTCGTCCCACATCACCGTAACTACCCACCAGCGAGTTCCGTCGGTCAGCAATTGAATGCTGTTGATGCCGCGCGCAAACGGCTTTCCGTTCTTTTCGTGGCGTGACTCGTAGGTGCCGAACACGTGGGCTATGGTGCCGAAGCTGTCGATCTTGTTTGCTATGCCGGTTTCGAAGAAACCTTCCTTCTCCAGGTACGGTCCGCTGCGCTCGACGTACTCTTTCGGAGTGAACACCCTGTGGACGAAGGTTCCGTTCGGACGCTTACTGCTGAATGCCATGTGCGCTTCTGGCAGGAAAAGCGAGTGGAATCGGTTCCAGTCGCGCGGCCCCGGCGTGCCTGAGATCACGTCATACAGAGCCGCTATGATTGCCTCGATGGACTTCACGTCCTCGGGACGCGCTGGCGGCTTAGCGGCCATCGCTGGCGGCTGGGTCTGAGGTTGGACCTGCGGCTTCGGACTTGGTTGAGCGTCTGGTTGCTGTGCTGCTGCGGCCAGGGTGAGTACAAATACTAAGGCCACCAGCGTGGCCAGTATTCGCCGCTTCATGGGGTTCTCCATTGGCGTATCTGCCCTACAGGCCGCTGCCCGGTGGCCTTCGATTTTCTGGACGCTTATCGCGTCCCTTTGGAAGCGCTGCTGGATGCCTGCATATTTTCCGGGACATCCACCCAGTCCATCTTCGGTTCCAGTGGAATGATGCCTTTTTCGTGGCCCATGTTCAGTAGAAGGCCGACCGCTTCGCGTCCGTCCGCACCGTAATCCAGCGTGCGCTCGTTCACGTACATGCCGACAAACTTGTCGGCCGACTGCGTGTCGAGGTCACGAGCGAACTGCATTGCGTACTGCAACGCTTCTTCACGGTTGTCCAGCGCGTACTGGATGCTGTCGCGCAGGGCAATGCAGACCTTCTGCATAACGTCAGTCCCAAGCTCGCGCTTGATGGCGTTGCCGCCCAGCGGCAGTGGCAAGCCCGTGAGCTCGCGCCACCACTTACCCATGTCGAGGATGCGGTTCAGTCCGCTCTTGGCGTACGTGAGCTGCCCTTCGTGGATGATCAACCCAGCTTCGTAACGGCCTTCCAGCACCTGCGGAATGATCTGGTCGAAGGGAACGACTTCCGTCTGCACTTCCGGCGCAAAAAGCTTCAGCGCGAGATATGCGGTTGTCAGCTTGCCCGGCACGGCAATTTTGACGTCCTTGATCTCATCAACCGTGAAGTTCTTGCTCGACACGATCATCGGACCGTAGCCGTCGCCGACGCTGCCGCCGCTCGGCATCATTGCGTACCTGTCTTGCAGATACGGATACGAATGGAACGAAATAGCTGTGACGTCGTAGTACGCTTCGTCAATCGCCTTCTGGTTCAGCGTCTCGATGTCGCACAGCGTGTGCGTGAACTTGAAGCCAGGCACACGAACCTTATTCGTCGCCAGACCATAGAACATGAACGCATCATCCGAATCCGGACTGTGCGCAACTTTGATTTCTTTCACTGACTTACTGCTACTCATAGGTCCTTTAGGTCTGAG
It contains:
- a CDS encoding MqnA/MqnD/SBP family protein, producing the protein MSSSKSVKEIKVAHSPDSDDAFMFYGLATNKVRVPGFKFTHTLCDIETLNQKAIDEAYYDVTAISFHSYPYLQDRYAMMPSGGSVGDGYGPMIVSSKNFTVDEIKDVKIAVPGKLTTAYLALKLFAPEVQTEVVPFDQIIPQVLEGRYEAGLIIHEGQLTYAKSGLNRILDMGKWWRELTGLPLPLGGNAIKRELGTDVMQKVCIALRDSIQYALDNREEALQYAMQFARDLDTQSADKFVGMYVNERTLDYGADGREAVGLLLNMGHEKGIIPLEPKMDWVDVPENMQASSSASKGTR